One part of the Chloroflexia bacterium SDU3-3 genome encodes these proteins:
- the nusA gene encoding transcription termination/antitermination protein NusA translates to MKSDFYAAISQIAAERGIPKEAIIGQVEKALVTAYRRTLGNNPPPIEINVRLDPATGSWRVFAEKQVVDEVFDDRFEVDIEHAKKFKADVEMGETIMVESTPNDFGRIAAQTAKQVVLQGIKEVEREHVYGEYLEREGELITATVQRMAKGNVILEMGKAEAVLPPKEQVDGDRYYHGQRLKVYMMEIRREERGPRLIVSRAHKNLITRLFEMEVPEIYNGTVEIKSIAREPGLRTKVAVVARQEGIDPVGSCVGMRGIRIQNIVNELNGEKIDVVQWSSDPKEFIANALSPAQVVEVQLRDDEHAATVIVPDKQLSLAIGKEGQNVRLAAKLTGWRIDIKSATALLDEERAAAEAREAAEHEQMATEVALATAKVETRKVRPDGTVLYQNQRYGPLGDALIGEDVQLRATPAKIYIYRDDRLIASYMLIEDTSEE, encoded by the coding sequence CATCGGGCAGGTAGAGAAGGCGCTGGTGACGGCGTACCGCCGCACGCTAGGCAATAACCCACCGCCGATCGAGATTAATGTCCGCCTCGACCCCGCCACCGGCTCGTGGCGCGTGTTCGCCGAGAAGCAGGTGGTGGATGAGGTGTTCGACGACCGCTTCGAGGTCGATATCGAGCACGCCAAAAAGTTTAAGGCCGACGTCGAGATGGGCGAGACCATTATGGTCGAAAGCACGCCCAACGACTTCGGGCGAATCGCCGCGCAGACGGCCAAGCAGGTGGTGCTGCAGGGCATCAAAGAGGTCGAGCGCGAGCATGTCTACGGCGAGTACCTGGAGCGCGAGGGCGAGCTGATCACCGCCACGGTGCAGCGCATGGCCAAGGGCAATGTCATCCTTGAGATGGGCAAGGCCGAGGCCGTGCTGCCGCCCAAGGAGCAGGTGGACGGCGACCGCTACTACCACGGCCAGCGGCTCAAGGTCTACATGATGGAGATCCGGCGCGAGGAGCGCGGCCCCCGCCTGATCGTCTCGCGGGCGCACAAAAACCTGATCACGCGGCTCTTCGAGATGGAAGTGCCCGAGATCTACAACGGCACGGTCGAGATCAAGTCGATCGCCCGCGAGCCGGGGCTGCGCACCAAGGTGGCCGTGGTGGCCCGCCAAGAGGGCATCGACCCGGTCGGCTCGTGCGTGGGCATGCGGGGCATCCGCATCCAGAACATCGTAAACGAGCTGAACGGCGAGAAGATCGACGTGGTGCAGTGGTCATCCGACCCGAAAGAGTTCATCGCCAACGCGCTCTCGCCCGCCCAGGTGGTGGAGGTGCAGCTGCGCGACGACGAGCACGCCGCCACCGTGATCGTGCCCGACAAGCAGCTGTCGCTGGCCATCGGCAAAGAGGGCCAGAACGTGCGGCTGGCCGCCAAGCTCACCGGCTGGCGCATCGACATCAAGAGCGCCACCGCGCTGCTGGATGAGGAGCGCGCCGCCGCCGAGGCCCGCGAGGCCGCCGAGCACGAGCAGATGGCCACCGAGGTGGCCCTAGCCACCGCCAAGGTCGAGACCCGCAAGGTGCGGCCCGATGGCACCGTGCTCTACCAGAACCAGCGCTACGGCCCGCTGGGCGACGCCCTGATCGGCGAGGATGTGCAGCTTCGCGCCACCCCGGCGAAGATCTACATCTACCGCGACGACCGGCTGATCGCCTCGTACATGCTGATCGAAGATACCAGCGAAGAGTAG